The proteins below are encoded in one region of Fulvia fulva chromosome 9, complete sequence:
- a CDS encoding Fimbrin, with translation MNVLKLQKKYPQFPQSEIYGLSDAFRKLDVDDKGYVDEATAIKSAQGTERQPYDVVRQALKEVELDSSRRVELDDYVDLIARLRQSSPAQQRSRGFSNAAQPHQGRAAPAGALQSQGTGGGAQQKPGRITVGGATGSSQHTINEDERTAFTSHINAVLAGDADIGHLLPFPLDTFEMFDSCRDGLVLAKLINDSVPDTIDERVLNREGKKIKKLNAFHMTENNNIVIESSKGIGCSVVNIGAGDIIEVREHLVLGLIWQIIRRGLLGKIDIKLHPELYRLLEDGETLEQFLRLPPEQILLRWFNYHLKNAGWNRRVQNFSSDVKDAENYTVLLNQLAPNVCSRSPLQTSDLQQRAEQVLQNADRLDPPCRKFLTPKSLAAGNPKLNLAFVANLFNNHPGLDPITEEEKAEIDDFDAEGEREARVFTLWLNSMDVKPTVTSFFDDLKDGIILLQAYDKVIQGSVNWRHVNKPPANAVTPVSQDEDEQYLTIKSGMSRFKAVENTNYAVEIGKQNRFSLVGIQGADITDGQRTLTLGMVWQLMRKDITNTLSALAQRLGKREISDSDMVQWANNTVKKGGRSSQVRSFKDQQIASGVYLLDVLNGIKSSYVDYDLVATGRSDEEAYANAKLAISIARKMGATIWLVPEDITSLRTRLIVTFMGSLMATAERLGV, from the exons ATGAACGTACTCAAGCTACAAAAG AAATACCCCCAGTTCCCGCAATCCGAGATCTACGGGCTCAGCGATGCCTTTCGCAAACTCGACGTCGACGACAAGGGCTACGTAGACGAGGCGACGGCCATCAAGTCAGCCCAAGGCACCGAGCGACAGCCGTACGATGTGGTGAGACAGGCGCTGAAAGAGGTCGAGCTGGACAGTTCGAGGCGTGTGGAGCTCGACGACTATGTCGATCTGATTGCGCGGCTACGACAGAGCAGTCCTGCCCAGCAGAGATCGCGAGGCTTTAGTAATGCCGCGCAGCCTCACCAGGGTCGAGCCGCTCCCGCCGGCGCACTACAGAGTCAAGGCACTGGGGGCGGCGCACAGCAAAAGCCAGGCAGAATCACGGTCGGAGGAGCAACAGGCAGCTCGCAGCACACCATCAACGAGGACGAGCGCACCGCCTTCACCTCGCACATCAACGCGGTTCTGGCCGGCGATGCAGACATTGGCCACCTCTTGCCCTTCCCACTCGACACCTTCGAGATGTTCGACTCCTGCAGAGACGGTCTCGTGCTAGCCAAGCTCATCAACGACAGCGTGCCGGACACCATCGACGAGCGGGTGCTGAACAGAGAGGGCAAGAAGATCAAGAAGCTGAACGCTTTCCACATGACGGAGAACAACAACATTGTCATTGAGTCCTCCAAGGGGATTGGCTGCTCTGTGGTCAACATTGGCGCTGGAGATATTATTGAGGTCCGCGAGCATCTCGTGCTGGGTCTGATATGGCAGATCATCCGTAGAGGTCTGCTGGGCAAGATCGACATCAAGCTCCACCCTGAGCTTTACCGCTTGCTTGAAGACGGTGAGACATTGGAGCAGTTTTTGCGACTCCCTCCCGAGCAGATCCTGCTGAGATGGTTCAACTACCACTTGAAGAACGCTGGTTGGAACAGGAG AGTACAAAACTTCTCGAGCGATGTCAAGGACGCGGAAAACTATACTGTCCTGCTCAACCAGCTCGCACCCAATGTCTGCTCGCGATCACCTCTCCAGACCTCCGACCTACAGCAACGAGCCGAGCAAGTCCTCCAAAACGCCGACCGCCTCGATCCTCCGTGCCGCAAGTTCTTGACACCAAAGTCACTCGCGGCAGGCAACCCGAAGCTCAACCTTGCATTCGTCGCAAACCTCTTCAACAACCACCCAGGTCTGGACCCGATCACAGAGGAAGAGAAGGCAGAGATCGACGACTTCGACGCAGAGGGCGAGCGCGAAGCACGTGTGTTCACTCTATGGCTCAACTCGATGGACGTCAAGCCAACTGTCACATCATTCTTCGACGATCTCAAGGACGGCATCATTCTGCTACAAGCATACGACAAGGTTATCCAGGGCAGCGTGAACTGGAGACACGTCAACAAGCCACCAGCCAATGCCGTCACACCTGTGAGCCAGGACGAGGATGAGCAATACCTGACGATCAAGTCGGGTATGTCACGATTCAAGGCGGTCGAGAACACCAACTACGCAGTGGAGATTGGCAAGCAGAATAGATTTTCGCTTGTTGGTATCCAAGGTGCAGACATCACAGACGGCCAGCGGACTCTCACACTCGGAATGGTCTGGCAACTCATGCGCAAGGATATCACAAACACTCTGTCAGCACTCGCACAACGTCTCGGTAAGCGCGAGATCAGCGACTCGGACATGGTGCAGTGGGCCAACAACACCGTCAAGAAAGGTGGTCGCTCATCGCAAGTACGGAGCTTCAAGGACCAGCAAATTGCATCGGGTGTGTACCTTCTTGACGTGCTGAACGGCATCAAGAGCTCGTATGTCGACTACGATCTCGTGGCCACTGGACGATCAGACGAGGAGGCATACGCGAATGCCAAGCTCGCCATTTCGATCGCAAGAAAGATGGGCGCGACCATCTGGCTGGTACCGGAGGATATCACGAGCCTGCGGACGA